The Blautia pseudococcoides genome segment ATACGGCATCCTCCAGATCGAAGATGATCGTATCCGCGCCCAGGGTATCACCGTTGATCAGCATGTTCGGCGTATTTCCCGGCAAAAATAACATGGTTCGTCTCATGGCTGCTCAACTCCCCCTCTTTTTAATGCGGTCTCCATACGCGCGCGGATCACACAATCCAGCGCGCCCTTGTCCTTGATAAAAACTTTCCCTGTAGACACTTCAAATTCTTTCAGTGTGTCCAGTACAGCGGCCCGTATGGAATCCATATACTGGTTGGCTACTACAGAGTCAATTTCCAGTGTCAGTTCTTTGTCGTCCGGCTCGATCTGGATGAACAAATCACTGGATTCCAGGGTTCCTGCTACTGCATTCTTGAGAATCTTCACAGGTTTTCTCCTTTCACATTACACATTCTTTTACTCATTTCCTCCGCGCAAAAATCCGTCGACTTCGGCTTTTGCAGAAAGTTCCGGCAGGATCACTCCGCGCCTCACAGTACACCTTTGGCATATGCGGTACCTTCTGGAAAAGCCGAAATCAATCGGCTTATTCTCATTCTTCCACCGCGCTCCTGGAGACACCGGCCTGTGCCAGGATCTTTTTCTCATATGCCAGGGCATTTTTTTCTATGACTGCGGCTTCTTTGGCGGTCTCTTCCACAAAAGCCTCGTCTTTGATGGATTCCAGGTTGATCTTTACATTGAAAAGCGCTCCTAAAACTGCTGTCCTTGCCATCATTGTGGCTACCAGAGCGTCTGTCACTGCTGTCTTGTTGCCTTTTGTCACCATAGCTTCCGCGTAGGGCATAACCTCGTAGGCGCGTTTTGCAACAGATAAAGGAACCGCAACGGCTGCCTTCAGGCCATCCTGCATGGCCTTTGTGCGGGCTTTTTTCTCCTCCTCTGTCTCTTTCGGAAGGGTCAGGGCCTGCATGTACAGGTCAAAGGATTCGCTGTCGCGCTTGATGTCATCCAGAAGATGCTCGCAGATCTCATGCATGGGAGCAACTGCCTTCTTCATCTCTTCTTCCACTTCCGCATATTTTTTCTTGCCGATGGTGAGTCCTGCCACCATCTCTGTCAAAGCCGCCGCCAGGGCACCAGCAAGGGCGGAAATACTTCCGCCCCCCGGTACTGGTTCATTGGAGGCTGTCTGCATGGCAAACTGTTCAACTGTCATATTTTTCATGATGTGTAACCTCTCCTAATCGAATCCGATATATGTCGTAATTATTTCTTTCTTACAGACGTGTCTCCAGAACCTGTTTGGAGTCAAAGCCTTCAAAGCCTAAGTAGTATTCCGCGCAGTCAACGATAGCCTGCAGCGGGATCAGTCCTACTACCTCACTGCCCAGTACATTGACACCGTAGCGTCTTGCTTCCATGCGTACAGTCTCAAATACCGTGTAAACAGAAGTCTTTGTATAGTCTGTCAGGTTCATGGATACCTGAGCGATATTTCTGTCTTCCAGCATAACGCCCATGGCTTTGCAGAAACGGAAGCCGCCTTTTACGTGACGGATCTTATCTGCGATCTTCTGTGCGATCTCCACATTCGGAGTATCCAGATTGATGTTGTAGGCGATCAAAGGCATTCTTGCGCCAATGGCTGTCACACCGCCTGTGGGATGAATGGTATTCGGGCCAAAGTCCGGTTTCCATTTTTCCTGGTCTTTCATTTTCTCAGCCATGCCCTCAAACTGTCCCTGGCGAACCTTAGCCAGATTTTCTCTGTGAGGCGCTGTGGCTGATTTCTCATATAAGAAGAAGGGCTGTCCGAATC includes the following:
- a CDS encoding cyclodeaminase/cyclohydrolase family protein, with amino-acid sequence MKNMTVEQFAMQTASNEPVPGGGSISALAGALAAALTEMVAGLTIGKKKYAEVEEEMKKAVAPMHEICEHLLDDIKRDSESFDLYMQALTLPKETEEEKKARTKAMQDGLKAAVAVPLSVAKRAYEVMPYAEAMVTKGNKTAVTDALVATMMARTAVLGALFNVKINLESIKDEAFVEETAKEAAVIEKNALAYEKKILAQAGVSRSAVEE
- the citD gene encoding citrate lyase acyl carrier protein; amino-acid sequence: MKILKNAVAGTLESSDLFIQIEPDDKELTLEIDSVVANQYMDSIRAAVLDTLKEFEVSTGKVFIKDKGALDCVIRARMETALKRGGVEQP
- the ftcD gene encoding glutamate formimidoyltransferase; the encoded protein is MERIIECVPNFSEGRDKEKLEKIVDCFRNREGVKLLDYTSDEDHNRSVVTVIGEPEPLKDAMVAAIGKAVELIDMTKHQGQHPRMGCVDVVPFIPIRGVTVEDADAVAKAVAKEASERFGQPFFLYEKSATAPHRENLAKVRQGQFEGMAEKMKDQEKWKPDFGPNTIHPTGGVTAIGARMPLIAYNINLDTPNVEIAQKIADKIRHVKGGFRFCKAMGVMLEDRNIAQVSMNLTDYTKTSVYTVFETVRMEARRYGVNVLGSEVVGLIPLQAIVDCAEYYLGFEGFDSKQVLETRL